From the Cryptosporidium parvum Iowa II chromosome 2, whole genome shotgun sequence genome, one window contains:
- a CDS encoding YjbN-like Dus1p tRNA dihydouriding synthase Tim barrel (transcripts identified by EST): MKDDQSYNEEEQKQKLLTTYNNLSNSIISVAPMLDVTNSHFRMLCRIISKKTELWTEMVVDDTIIHCYNDENRRKILQDVHFKKNDIENPLVLQLGGNNPQKMEKAIEIAYKYGFQNFNLNVGCPSCKVASKGSFGASLFKNPLRVAKIVDTCNKKLIHLGLVNKRISVKTRIGVDQYDTYQHLYNFISLVSGCNINNQNKKDYSCIFPQSDDDSDSNILESIDYTENNFIGANVFIIHARKAWLNGINPSKNRTIPKLKYYWVYMLTLDFPNLTFILNGGVTSIQECISILTGDWYIQWYLNNYKDDIKDNELEINNYTKIKKIRTDHLKDDHHIETLSSNSYLTLTQEYQNLYQIIQSGKWINKIKGVMIGREVMNNPFILSKVDSMIYGINYNQVNNNNNNNNNCINTNGNNSSIHLTRRIVLERYVEYLSKFKPRNIKDQGQFTIGELNMYLKPVFGIFHGFSGTKFWRRTLSEFIQKSLKKEDGILNINSPADILIQSMNLFSKDYSNLLDSIV, from the coding sequence atgaaGGATGACCAATCAtataatgaagaagaacaaaaacagaaattattgacaacttataataatttaagtaattcaataatttctgtAGCACCAATGCTTGATGTTACAAACAGTCATTTTAGAATGTTATGTAGAATTATCTCAAAAAAAACAGAATTATGGACAGAAATGGTAGTAGATGATACAATCATACATTGttataatgatgaaaatagacgaaaaattcttcaagaTGTAcattttaaaaagaatgatattgaaaatcCTCTAGTATTACAATTAGGTGGTAATAATCCTCAAAAAATGGAAAAAGCTATTGAAATAGCTTATAAATATGGTTTTcagaattttaatttaaatgttGGATGCCCATCATGTAAAGTAGCTTCTAAAGGTAGTTTTGGTGcatcattatttaaaaatccACTTAGAGTTGCAAAAATTGTTGATACATGtaacaaaaaattaattcatttggGATTAGTTAATAAACGTATATCAGTTAAAACTAGGATTGGAGTTGATCAATATGATACATATCAacatttatataattttatatcATTAGTATCTGGTtgtaatataaataatcaaaataaaaaagattattcTTGTATATTTCCACAATCTGATGATGATTctgattcaaatatattagaatCTATTGATTAtacagaaaataattttatagGAGCCAATGTATTTATTATACATGCAAGAAAAGCTTGGTTAAATGGTATTAATCCTAGTAAAAATAGAACCAttccaaaattaaaatattattgggTTTATATGTTAACTCTTGATTTTCCTAATTTaacatttattttgaatggaGGAGTAACAAGTATACAAGAAtgtatttcaatattaactGGTGATTGGTATATTCAATGGTATTTAAATAACTATAAAGATGATATAAAAGATAatgaattagaaattaataattatacaaaaattaagaaaataagaaCTGATCATTTGAAAGATGATCATCATATTGAAACATTATCATCTAATTCTTATCTTACATTAACTCAagaatatcaaaatttatatcAAATCATTCAATCAGGTAAATGGATTAATAAGATAAAAGGAGTCATGATAGGAAGAGAAGTCATGAATAATCCatttatattatcaaaagtAGATAGTATGATTTATGGGattaattataatcaagttaataataataataataataataataattgtattaataCTAATGGTAATAATAGTAGTATTCACTTAACAAGAAGGATTGTATTGGAAAGATATGTAGAATATTTATCTAAATTTAAGccaagaaatattaaagatcaAGGTCAATTTACTATAGGAGAATTAAATATGTATTTAAAACCAGTATTTGGTATATTTCATGGGTTTTCTGGTACAAAATTTTGGAGAAGAACATTGTCagaatttattcaaaaatcattgaaaaaagaagatggtattttaaatattaatagtcCTGCAGATATTCTTATACAAtcaatgaatttatttagCAAAGATTATTCAAACTTATTAGATTCTattgtttaa